Part of the Dermatophilus congolensis genome is shown below.
AACTCGGATGCACAGCACAACGCATCCCCCTACGACCCGGTGAACCTCACCTTCAGGTGACACAGCCGTACGTTCTCGTACTGCCCACCTACGGAGGCGGCCGTCACGGCGGTGCCGTGCCCAAACAAGTCATCAAATTCCTCAACGACCCCCACAACCGACACCTCATCCGAGGGGTGATCGCCGGAGGCAACACCAACTTCGGTGCCGCCTACGGCCTCGCCGGTGACATCGTGGCCGCCAAATGCCACATCCCACTCCTGTACAGATTCGAACTCATGGGCACACCCGACGACGTCGAGAAAGTCCGCGGAAGGCTGCGCGCACAATGACCTCCACCCTCCTCACC
Proteins encoded:
- the nrdI gene encoding class Ib ribonucleoside-diphosphate reductase assembly flavoprotein NrdI; the protein is MDAPAPGADTPATHLVYFSSTSENTHRFVQKLGCTAQRIPLRPGEPHLQVTQPYVLVLPTYGGGRHGGAVPKQVIKFLNDPHNRHLIRGVIAGGNTNFGAAYGLAGDIVAAKCHIPLLYRFELMGTPDDVEKVRGRLRAQ